One genomic region from Pseudobacteriovorax antillogorgiicola encodes:
- a CDS encoding HEAT repeat domain-containing protein, producing the protein MLQEFVFKAEFLRTHKYQDLIEKISHRVRFKLTQEKAPKFPQGLIKTIQLDLSYIFFRHQAWIHAPVLAELSIDYLHSEFHLSRQVATDVVESALDLLHSYIPTEPGWSARDYDYEFLFQMFISSASSDNQSQLVTEIGFGTNVIELLFAAAKLNDSRLEDTVVFAPELTETLHRIMDEISKEIAETPWVIDLYKLKSLIEAVELHGKHLLTRAYLELCFEVMIAIGWSGTTFDELTKDHNQAQIKKVLDQLISAEVVYVQGARKRITYHLGILGLDLIAERAACQMQDFQWSDLFNLPGPVQVKLLDRSNIDIAHGAPILARQLDHLDPKAVYSLFSRLSHENPGSIADVLSVLPHRRLSSWVKSELCRALSMFGSSKAIEDYLESLIKGDPSIKVRERARSSLKDWRRTHRTHDNQREKPCRLTSRN; encoded by the coding sequence GTGTTACAAGAATTTGTCTTCAAGGCTGAGTTCTTGCGAACTCACAAATACCAGGATCTGATTGAAAAAATTAGCCATCGAGTGCGCTTTAAGTTAACGCAAGAAAAAGCCCCAAAATTTCCCCAGGGGCTCATCAAAACAATTCAACTGGACCTGTCTTACATTTTTTTCCGCCATCAAGCCTGGATCCACGCTCCTGTTCTTGCTGAATTAAGTATCGACTATCTCCACAGCGAGTTTCACCTCAGTCGCCAGGTCGCGACGGATGTTGTAGAATCTGCCTTGGACCTGCTCCACAGCTACATTCCAACAGAGCCCGGCTGGTCAGCGCGAGACTACGATTACGAGTTTCTATTTCAAATGTTTATTTCAAGCGCCAGCAGCGACAACCAGTCACAGCTTGTTACCGAAATTGGCTTTGGTACCAATGTCATTGAGCTTCTATTTGCTGCAGCCAAACTGAACGACTCTCGCTTAGAAGATACGGTCGTATTTGCTCCCGAATTAACAGAAACCTTGCATCGCATCATGGATGAAATTTCGAAAGAGATCGCTGAAACTCCCTGGGTGATTGATCTCTACAAACTGAAGTCACTCATAGAGGCGGTCGAGCTGCATGGCAAACATCTCCTGACCCGAGCCTATTTAGAGCTTTGCTTTGAAGTGATGATTGCGATTGGTTGGTCGGGGACAACTTTTGACGAACTCACGAAAGACCATAATCAGGCCCAGATAAAAAAAGTTCTGGATCAGCTGATCAGTGCTGAAGTCGTCTACGTGCAAGGGGCACGTAAGCGCATCACCTACCATCTTGGTATCCTCGGGCTCGACCTTATTGCCGAGAGGGCAGCTTGCCAGATGCAAGACTTCCAATGGAGTGACTTATTCAATCTCCCTGGCCCCGTGCAAGTGAAGCTTCTCGATCGCAGCAACATTGACATTGCGCATGGGGCTCCCATCCTAGCTCGCCAGCTTGATCACCTTGACCCGAAGGCTGTCTATAGCCTTTTTTCACGCCTATCCCATGAAAATCCTGGAAGTATTGCAGATGTTTTGTCAGTATTACCTCATAGGCGTCTTAGCTCTTGGGTGAAGTCCGAGCTATGCCGGGCACTAAGCATGTTCGGCAGCTCGAAGGCCATTGAAGACTACTTGGAATCGCTCATCAAAGGCGACCCCTCTATCAAGGTTCGCGAGCGAGCTAGATCGTCACTTAAAGATTGGCGAAGAACCCACAGAACCCACGATAACCAACGAGAGAAACCATGCCGATTGACGAGCAGAAACTAA
- a CDS encoding DUF4301 family protein, with protein sequence MPIDEQKLTSLGLIPQDILSHQRKIKRSLANQHKEYIPVIDTCRIENGGIIDPKELANLVKEPSGFVAFVPAAGAASRYFKELRPLEAALESENIDEITSEIDRLLALGAKEWALPESVHHALEQGPDFAFANRQIMIQDINLPKALQPCMATGESFLDLKLAEHQKLKGLEAQVFVTPPGQQQDFQDRVSVDQPPFHFTEQGPELSTIRFKPDGEPLELEDGSYSPVPAGHGTLVKLFPEIKEKFPQGHSIFIRNIDNITGTSATCIDQTAHFLRTHQTVLERIQTIRQAIDVKDRDSYKQAAISLMADMKVRISEDQESFTQTLAPHLQDLFRLQMGLFHFNHQCPEIFGIDDHWELIQYLYQRPVNCLGQVPNLGHDVGGTPLFAEIEGGTATICLEVPHASPDDKANFLGNPKKATHFNPVFVAAELVDDPSIYLSDTTPFWVMAKKNFMMESVVYHETVLYELLGNSIMANAIFPAIPRDLFNPHKTAADTCNHSIDEWLV encoded by the coding sequence ATGCCGATTGACGAGCAGAAACTAACATCCCTTGGGCTTATCCCCCAAGATATTCTTAGCCACCAGAGAAAGATTAAACGGTCTCTGGCAAACCAACACAAGGAATACATTCCGGTGATCGACACCTGTCGCATCGAAAATGGCGGGATCATAGACCCCAAGGAACTTGCTAATTTAGTGAAGGAGCCCAGTGGCTTTGTAGCCTTTGTTCCCGCTGCTGGTGCCGCGTCCCGATATTTCAAAGAATTGCGTCCCCTCGAAGCGGCTCTTGAAAGTGAAAACATCGACGAGATAACCAGTGAGATCGATCGTTTGCTTGCCTTAGGTGCCAAAGAGTGGGCTCTCCCTGAGTCTGTCCATCATGCTCTCGAACAGGGTCCGGATTTTGCCTTTGCCAACCGCCAGATCATGATTCAAGACATCAATCTGCCGAAGGCTCTCCAACCCTGTATGGCCACCGGAGAAAGTTTTCTGGATCTCAAGCTTGCGGAGCACCAAAAACTCAAGGGCCTGGAAGCCCAAGTTTTTGTTACCCCCCCCGGTCAACAACAAGACTTCCAAGATCGAGTCTCAGTAGACCAACCACCTTTTCACTTCACCGAGCAAGGGCCTGAGCTATCGACCATTAGGTTCAAACCTGATGGGGAGCCATTGGAACTTGAAGATGGCAGCTACTCTCCAGTTCCGGCTGGCCACGGCACGTTGGTCAAGTTATTTCCAGAGATCAAGGAAAAGTTTCCGCAAGGCCACTCGATCTTCATTCGTAATATCGACAATATCACCGGCACGAGTGCTACTTGTATCGATCAAACAGCCCACTTTTTAAGAACCCACCAAACGGTATTAGAGAGAATTCAAACAATTCGCCAAGCTATAGACGTCAAAGATCGAGACAGCTACAAGCAAGCCGCGATATCTTTGATGGCTGATATGAAGGTGAGAATATCTGAGGATCAAGAATCATTCACCCAGACGCTAGCACCTCACTTGCAGGACCTTTTCCGCTTGCAAATGGGCCTTTTTCACTTCAATCATCAATGCCCAGAAATCTTTGGCATCGATGATCATTGGGAGTTGATCCAGTATTTGTACCAGAGACCGGTAAACTGCTTGGGCCAAGTTCCAAACCTCGGGCACGATGTGGGCGGGACCCCTCTATTCGCAGAAATTGAAGGGGGTACAGCCACGATCTGCCTGGAAGTTCCTCACGCAAGCCCTGATGATAAGGCTAACTTTTTAGGTAACCCTAAAAAGGCCACCCACTTCAATCCCGTGTTCGTGGCAGCCGAACTGGTGGACGACCCTTCCATCTACCTGAGCGACACAACCCCATTCTGGGTGATGGCGAAGAAAAACTTTATGATGGAATCGGTTGTCTACCATGAGACCGTACTTTACGAACTGCTCGGTAACAGCATCATGGCCAATGCCATCTTTCCCGCCATTCCCAGAGATCTTTTCAACCCTCATAAAACCGCTGCTGACACCTGCAACCATAGCATTGACGAGTGGTTGGTATAG
- a CDS encoding LysR family transcriptional regulator, producing the protein MSLLTHLNLNYLRIFLVVFRTRSMTQAAKELHLTQSGVSQQIKSLEETLQITLFDRINRRIIPTSEAEILYNECSRRLDDLEAALRQISNQEKVLKGKVKIGFPPIFGNHTIVPIITEFGKDYPGVRFDLRNGLASEMIPLLLQGQLDFAFVDSFVTDSYLIQRPVAAENLELICHKNILEEYGPYRHSMEFYEKLPYVSYTESESILNSWFQANFNRTISEPNIRATVMDCNVAATLAVAEIGASIVPQDLAQNLLSHNKQISILSSQTKVTNNISVVHLKKRTMGAAAQQCYEWISESLTKM; encoded by the coding sequence ATGAGCCTGCTGACCCACTTAAACTTGAATTACTTACGGATATTTTTAGTGGTGTTCCGCACTCGCAGTATGACACAGGCAGCAAAGGAGCTCCATCTCACTCAATCCGGTGTCAGTCAGCAGATTAAGTCTCTTGAAGAAACCCTTCAGATCACCCTCTTCGACCGTATCAACCGGCGCATTATACCCACTTCGGAAGCGGAAATACTTTACAACGAATGCTCCCGGCGCCTTGATGATCTAGAAGCGGCGCTACGACAGATCTCTAATCAGGAAAAGGTTCTTAAAGGCAAAGTCAAAATTGGTTTTCCACCTATTTTCGGCAATCACACCATCGTTCCCATCATCACGGAATTTGGCAAAGACTACCCCGGAGTTCGCTTCGACTTAAGGAACGGTTTAGCGTCCGAGATGATACCGCTGCTCCTTCAAGGTCAACTTGATTTCGCTTTCGTAGATTCATTTGTTACAGATTCTTACTTGATCCAAAGGCCGGTTGCTGCTGAGAACCTTGAGTTAATATGCCATAAGAACATCCTTGAGGAGTATGGCCCCTACCGCCACAGCATGGAGTTCTATGAAAAGCTTCCTTATGTTTCCTATACGGAGAGCGAATCGATTCTCAACTCCTGGTTTCAAGCGAACTTCAACCGAACGATCTCTGAGCCAAACATTCGAGCAACAGTGATGGATTGTAATGTGGCAGCCACTCTAGCAGTAGCAGAGATCGGCGCGTCTATTGTTCCACAAGATCTAGCTCAAAATTTACTAAGCCACAACAAGCAGATTTCCATATTATCGAGCCAGACTAAAGTGACGAACAACATTTCCGTAGTTCACCTTAAAAAGCGCACTATGGGCGCAGCTGCACAGCAATGCTATGAGTGGATTTCAGAGTCCTTAACCAAAATGTAG
- the serB gene encoding phosphoserine phosphatase SerB — protein sequence MTFLKRVMMARLNLIVSNQAAFQVPSHCGQKKHTGIHDQVFYSWQADAVDDATQNLRKTLNQQGITAILWQESPIKAAFFDMDSTAIGQETIVELAACAGKGDEVHRITEEAMAGKLDFEEALHKRVATLKGLSTGIFEQVQKRLVINPGLREFSRHAKAQGIALYLVSGGFIPFAQRIAQELGFDGVHANHLDTANDQLTGTVSGTIVDGAEKRNFLETTARLKGFEPWETLVVGDGANDLPMMKLAGIAIGYHPKPLLIDPSHGAIYDSHQTLISVID from the coding sequence ATGACGTTTTTAAAGAGAGTCATGATGGCCCGATTGAATCTGATCGTTAGTAACCAGGCTGCCTTCCAAGTACCAAGCCACTGTGGCCAAAAAAAACATACAGGAATCCATGATCAGGTGTTTTATTCATGGCAAGCTGATGCCGTGGACGATGCCACTCAAAATTTGCGTAAGACGCTCAATCAACAAGGAATCACTGCCATTCTTTGGCAAGAGTCTCCTATCAAAGCAGCGTTTTTCGACATGGACTCTACGGCCATTGGTCAGGAGACTATCGTCGAGCTTGCTGCATGTGCAGGCAAAGGTGATGAGGTCCATCGGATTACCGAGGAAGCCATGGCGGGCAAGCTTGATTTCGAAGAGGCCTTGCACAAGAGAGTTGCGACCCTCAAGGGCCTATCAACGGGTATTTTCGAGCAAGTCCAGAAGCGGCTTGTCATCAACCCTGGCTTAAGAGAATTTAGCCGCCATGCAAAGGCGCAAGGGATTGCTCTATACTTGGTTTCCGGTGGCTTTATTCCTTTCGCGCAGCGAATTGCGCAAGAACTAGGCTTTGATGGAGTTCACGCCAATCACCTAGACACAGCCAACGATCAACTGACAGGTACAGTATCAGGAACGATTGTGGATGGCGCCGAGAAAAGGAATTTCCTAGAGACTACTGCTCGCCTTAAAGGGTTCGAACCATGGGAAACTCTCGTTGTCGGTGATGGTGCCAATGACTTGCCAATGATGAAGCTGGCTGGAATCGCTATTGGATACCACCCCAAGCCTCTTCTGATCGACCCATCACACGGCGCAATCTATGACAGTCACCAAACTCTTATTTCGGTTATTGATTAA
- a CDS encoding leucyl aminopeptidase family protein: MLKFHKTLKSALAKASHLSFVASESAYKKGLYKKVLDEELFSMMSSELKKAEAGLSGKCFNSYTANKSIRTVSFAVLPQKVSRGNSPTRKEWVYKHTASIEKHENSTIILVLDKEDHYVAAASAIARRVRLYSQKTGDTEKRSFHVVAIDASGNEIAPNKRVSAVADGVSWACMAVDTPPSDFNPKAVAAAAKALFKGNKSVSSKEIQGSKLVEEGLNGIFAVGKCAVEAPRMLILDYKPSKASKTVALIGKGVTYDTGGLSLKIQGNMVGMKSDMGGAAAVVGAFKSLVDAKCSHRVIAILGLVENAIGPEAYKNDDIITMHSGKTVEINNTDAEGRIVLADCVSYAARTYELDLVVDAATLTGAQMIATGLLHAGVVSNEDKVEDLAMKAGKSSGDLVSPLPFAPEFFKAEFSSKVADMKNSVKNRMNAQSSCAAQFIHNHIEDTETPWLHIDLAGPSFVGGLGSGFGVALMFEIVENL; this comes from the coding sequence ATGCTCAAATTCCACAAGACCTTGAAATCAGCTTTGGCAAAGGCAAGCCATCTATCGTTTGTTGCTAGCGAATCAGCCTATAAAAAGGGGCTCTATAAAAAAGTATTGGATGAAGAGCTCTTTAGCATGATGTCATCGGAGCTGAAGAAAGCTGAAGCAGGACTTTCCGGCAAATGCTTTAACTCCTATACCGCCAATAAAAGCATTCGCACGGTGAGCTTCGCGGTTCTGCCTCAAAAAGTCTCCCGAGGTAATAGCCCCACCCGGAAGGAATGGGTTTACAAACATACCGCAAGCATCGAAAAGCACGAAAATAGCACTATCATCCTCGTTCTCGATAAGGAAGATCACTATGTTGCTGCTGCCAGCGCTATTGCGCGGCGCGTCCGACTCTACTCCCAGAAAACCGGAGATACCGAAAAGCGGAGCTTTCATGTTGTCGCTATTGATGCATCTGGAAACGAGATCGCACCCAACAAGCGGGTGAGTGCCGTCGCGGATGGGGTTAGCTGGGCTTGTATGGCTGTGGACACTCCTCCCAGCGATTTCAATCCTAAAGCCGTCGCTGCTGCTGCCAAAGCCCTATTTAAAGGCAATAAGTCTGTTAGCAGCAAAGAAATTCAGGGCAGCAAGCTCGTTGAGGAAGGGCTTAACGGTATTTTTGCCGTTGGCAAATGCGCGGTTGAGGCCCCTCGAATGTTGATCTTAGATTACAAGCCTAGCAAAGCCTCTAAAACTGTGGCTCTTATTGGCAAGGGCGTGACCTACGACACTGGAGGATTGAGCCTTAAGATCCAGGGTAACATGGTGGGCATGAAATCTGATATGGGTGGCGCAGCCGCAGTGGTCGGTGCCTTTAAATCACTAGTAGATGCCAAGTGTTCTCATCGAGTCATCGCCATCCTCGGCCTTGTTGAAAATGCCATTGGACCAGAGGCCTACAAGAATGACGACATCATCACCATGCACTCCGGCAAAACAGTGGAGATCAACAATACCGATGCTGAAGGTCGCATTGTGCTCGCTGACTGCGTATCCTACGCGGCCCGGACCTATGAACTCGATCTCGTTGTTGATGCTGCCACCCTAACGGGAGCACAAATGATTGCAACTGGTCTGCTCCATGCCGGAGTTGTCAGCAATGAAGATAAGGTTGAAGATCTCGCTATGAAAGCAGGCAAGTCTTCTGGAGACTTGGTATCACCTCTTCCCTTCGCTCCAGAATTCTTCAAAGCTGAATTTAGTAGCAAGGTCGCCGATATGAAAAACTCGGTGAAAAATCGAATGAACGCTCAATCTAGCTGCGCCGCTCAGTTCATTCATAACCATATTGAAGACACCGAAACACCTTGGCTTCACATAGATCTTGCCGGTCCTTCATTCGTTGGTGGTCTCGGGTCTGGCTTTGGAGTAGCGCTGATGTTTGAAATTGTAGAGAACCTGTAG
- a CDS encoding MAPEG family protein, whose amino-acid sequence MAESIYWGGLVLTGFYAGLLACLYMKMSLDTIAARRKHQVSLGTGQGEEIVGVVSAHLNFASYVPLLLILLYLVEISNQVPAWVCHPIGIAIFAGRVLHYRALIQDKMNFKWRVVGMHLTLWPLLTLGILCVYSFLMSLF is encoded by the coding sequence ATGGCCGAGAGTATTTATTGGGGAGGTCTCGTGCTTACAGGATTTTATGCAGGTCTGCTGGCTTGCCTATACATGAAAATGTCATTAGATACCATCGCAGCTCGTCGCAAGCATCAGGTTTCCTTAGGAACTGGTCAAGGGGAAGAGATTGTTGGTGTTGTCAGTGCACACCTGAACTTTGCGTCGTACGTTCCATTACTACTAATACTTCTTTACCTTGTCGAGATCAGTAATCAGGTGCCTGCCTGGGTCTGTCACCCCATTGGAATTGCGATTTTTGCTGGTCGGGTACTTCACTACCGGGCCTTGATTCAAGATAAGATGAATTTCAAATGGCGGGTTGTGGGAATGCACTTGACCCTGTGGCCCCTGCTGACTCTTGGCATACTCTGTGTGTATTCGTTTTTAATGAGCCTCTTTTGA
- a CDS encoding 7TM diverse intracellular signaling domain-containing protein has protein sequence MSRLILIFGLLITLDLTSSSFAGEFREPTFTIEADVRDRFFIRQINDYYIGNFDDKLPADEVMQVIRDGAFRLSDYFYIEADRYFYFAYYIRNLSGKPQTVYVRWGSQFTESGGYILDHLKNPQSALPLTRFPSDHDVFFGEVPTGDSLIVGFRHGDGTMTGKVGSATIRDLHSMIEITTTEEAINAAVLGVVGIMALYNLGMFLFFRKSYFLYYIIYSIATLTTLSYINGDLIWSVPKFDLERAQDGFLVDGVNYIFALVLLSKSSLTKQASYLENYGFYYDSR, from the coding sequence GTGAGTCGACTCATACTCATCTTTGGCCTGTTGATTACCCTCGACCTCACAAGCTCATCATTTGCTGGTGAGTTTCGCGAGCCTACATTTACTATCGAAGCCGATGTCCGAGATCGCTTTTTTATTAGGCAGATCAATGACTACTACATCGGCAACTTTGATGATAAGCTCCCTGCTGACGAAGTTATGCAAGTCATTCGAGATGGAGCATTCAGATTAAGCGATTATTTCTATATTGAAGCAGATCGATACTTTTACTTCGCCTACTACATTCGCAACCTCTCAGGTAAACCACAGACAGTTTATGTGCGCTGGGGTTCTCAATTCACTGAATCTGGTGGCTACATCTTAGATCACTTAAAAAATCCTCAGAGCGCCCTCCCCCTCACCAGATTTCCCAGTGACCATGATGTGTTTTTCGGAGAGGTACCCACAGGAGATTCCTTGATTGTAGGCTTCCGCCACGGTGATGGAACTATGACTGGTAAAGTAGGAAGCGCCACTATCCGCGACCTTCACTCCATGATTGAGATCACCACTACCGAAGAGGCTATCAACGCGGCTGTTTTAGGTGTTGTAGGCATCATGGCTCTTTATAACTTGGGGATGTTTCTATTCTTTCGAAAATCCTACTTTCTTTACTACATCATATACAGCATCGCGACCTTAACTACCCTTTCCTATATCAATGGGGATTTGATTTGGAGCGTGCCCAAATTTGATTTGGAGCGTGCCCAAGATGGGTTTTTGGTCGACGGTGTCAACTATATCTTTGCTTTGGTTCTGTTATCAAAGTCTTCCCTTACAAAACAAGCATCGTATCTGGAAAACTATGGTTTTTACTATGATAGCCGTTGA
- a CDS encoding 7TM diverse intracellular signaling domain-containing protein, which produces MGFWSTVSTISLLWFCYQSLPLQNKHRIWKTMVFTMIAVDVGLGSLTMIFQKVDYMFISAPASLLVCTLLSIRCAWDRYSPAIYLILGWSIFFLGVLASLISLKSGEFNILSYGMVFGFALEICFFSFALGEKVRLAERQAIEANVHAFEQLKKVFYPHQIQQIKAGRELETTMPTGKAKACVLCFDIIESSNIAIPYRDRFLEAGIKRCVKIMDQGYDASQLTARAYRIKEMGDGFLCSVGFPFETGEELGIPSSAVTLAEDFIREFQAHVDEHDLSDQVFCSIGIAFGVIEGRYPVTGAVEYDVYGPAVISANRYERVRKDLFSAKNDCHILTIQDKVYDELSDEQQKEFECLNVETLNYSIHGDRRAKLLYWLERRPSGLKRNQAS; this is translated from the coding sequence ATGGGTTTTTGGTCGACGGTGTCAACTATATCTTTGCTTTGGTTCTGTTATCAAAGTCTTCCCTTACAAAACAAGCATCGTATCTGGAAAACTATGGTTTTTACTATGATAGCCGTTGATGTGGGGCTTGGTTCTTTAACCATGATTTTTCAGAAGGTCGACTATATGTTTATCAGCGCTCCAGCCTCGCTGCTAGTCTGCACCCTACTGAGTATCCGTTGTGCTTGGGATCGCTATTCACCAGCAATCTATCTTATTCTAGGCTGGAGTATCTTTTTCCTAGGCGTTTTAGCCTCTCTGATAAGTCTCAAGTCTGGAGAGTTTAATATCTTAAGTTATGGTATGGTCTTTGGCTTTGCTCTTGAAATCTGCTTCTTCTCCTTTGCTCTTGGTGAAAAGGTACGTCTGGCAGAAAGACAGGCAATTGAAGCTAATGTTCATGCTTTTGAACAATTGAAAAAAGTATTTTACCCTCATCAAATCCAACAAATTAAGGCCGGTCGTGAACTTGAAACTACGATGCCTACGGGTAAAGCCAAAGCCTGTGTGCTGTGTTTTGATATTATTGAGAGTTCAAACATAGCTATCCCATACAGAGACCGGTTTTTAGAAGCAGGAATCAAGCGCTGCGTGAAAATTATGGACCAAGGCTACGATGCTAGCCAGCTAACAGCTAGAGCTTATAGGATTAAAGAGATGGGAGATGGTTTCCTGTGCTCGGTAGGATTTCCCTTCGAGACCGGAGAAGAGCTAGGCATCCCTAGTTCTGCAGTTACCCTTGCAGAGGACTTCATTCGAGAGTTTCAAGCTCATGTGGATGAGCATGATCTAAGTGATCAAGTTTTCTGCTCTATCGGTATCGCATTTGGTGTTATTGAAGGTCGCTACCCCGTTACAGGAGCGGTGGAGTACGATGTTTACGGACCAGCAGTCATTTCTGCCAATCGGTATGAACGGGTGCGAAAAGATCTATTTTCTGCTAAAAACGACTGTCATATTTTAACAATTCAAGACAAGGTTTACGACGAGTTAAGCGACGAGCAGCAAAAGGAATTTGAGTGTCTTAATGTAGAGACTCTCAACTACAGCATCCATGGTGATCGGCGAGCTAAACTACTTTACTGGCTTGAGAGGCGCCCGTCAGGCTTAAAACGAAATCAAGCGTCCTAA
- a CDS encoding TlyA family RNA methyltransferase, which translates to MGQKLQKVKLYEALVERGLAESHSQAKALIMAGKVVVDDQRADKAGQVVESSTQIRIKGQTDQFVSRGGWKLQGALADFSLLNQVPGMTALDVGASTGGFTDCLLQAGADKVYALDVGTNQLAWSLRQDPRVVSMEKTDIRRIESPIDEKISLVVADISFNSLRRLLPSMLKSCPNKGVTFLLLVKPQFELDAKDIPSGGVVNDDELRQQALLQVRHGLDKLGIHQVEAKDCRLAGRTGNREIFICFKI; encoded by the coding sequence ATGGGTCAAAAATTACAAAAAGTCAAACTTTACGAAGCCTTAGTCGAACGAGGTCTTGCGGAATCTCATAGTCAAGCCAAGGCTCTAATCATGGCTGGCAAGGTGGTGGTCGATGACCAGAGAGCTGACAAGGCTGGCCAAGTGGTGGAATCTTCTACGCAGATTCGGATCAAAGGGCAGACTGATCAGTTCGTGTCCCGTGGAGGATGGAAGCTTCAAGGAGCTTTGGCAGATTTTTCGCTGCTGAATCAAGTGCCAGGAATGACAGCTCTTGATGTGGGTGCCTCAACCGGAGGGTTCACAGATTGCCTTCTTCAGGCAGGGGCAGACAAAGTCTATGCACTCGATGTGGGTACCAATCAGCTTGCCTGGTCTTTACGTCAAGATCCACGGGTTGTATCAATGGAGAAAACCGACATTCGTCGGATTGAATCACCGATTGATGAGAAGATCTCCCTTGTTGTCGCTGATATCAGCTTTAACTCATTACGGCGTTTGCTTCCTTCAATGTTAAAATCGTGCCCCAACAAGGGTGTTACCTTTCTCCTATTGGTGAAGCCTCAGTTTGAGCTGGATGCTAAAGACATTCCCTCGGGTGGGGTTGTTAACGATGACGAACTCAGGCAACAAGCATTGCTTCAGGTGCGCCATGGTTTAGATAAGCTTGGCATTCACCAAGTAGAGGCCAAAGATTGCCGGTTGGCGGGGCGCACAGGGAACCGAGAAATCTTTATTTGCTTTAAGATTTAA
- a CDS encoding PilZ domain-containing protein — MSKSTLKILSIDEKRITSDLDKAGYRKIGAQIIHVSSYAEAERILSEQEINILVINYDYKEVDSVATCEHIKRSRNIPVVFTSVQNVPKKILKKELGPDLFIEQPIPRQYFIEKLRNLLDEQIRDTDRVTHGGSVAFNFEGEDVNCPIQDISKSGILLSTEQNLPSGTVLDMSFSIPGYKKPIRVEGEVVRKIEADRKRERAAGLGVRFKGFKGDSQKRLEKYILKSQNDDPKLVYYL, encoded by the coding sequence ATGTCCAAAAGTACTCTCAAGATTTTATCCATTGATGAGAAGCGGATCACCTCTGATCTCGATAAGGCTGGTTATCGGAAGATCGGTGCCCAGATCATCCATGTTTCTTCCTATGCGGAAGCCGAGAGGATCTTGTCAGAGCAAGAGATCAATATCCTTGTGATTAACTATGATTACAAAGAAGTCGATAGCGTAGCAACCTGCGAGCACATCAAACGCAGTCGCAATATCCCTGTGGTATTTACCAGCGTTCAGAATGTTCCAAAGAAGATTCTAAAAAAGGAACTAGGTCCTGACTTATTTATAGAGCAACCCATACCTCGCCAGTACTTCATCGAAAAGCTCCGTAACCTTCTCGATGAGCAGATCCGCGACACCGATCGAGTCACACACGGTGGATCAGTAGCATTCAATTTTGAAGGGGAAGACGTGAACTGCCCCATCCAAGATATCTCCAAGTCTGGTATTCTTCTATCCACCGAACAAAATTTGCCATCGGGCACGGTCCTCGATATGAGCTTTTCAATTCCGGGTTATAAGAAGCCAATCCGCGTGGAAGGGGAAGTGGTTCGAAAGATCGAGGCCGATCGCAAGCGAGAGCGAGCTGCTGGTCTAGGAGTCCGCTTTAAGGGTTTTAAGGGTGACTCACAAAAGAGGCTCGAAAAGTATATTCTTAAGAGCCAGAATGATGATCCAAAGCTGGTCTACTACCTATAG